In Micromonospora ferruginea, the sequence GGAGTGGGCGACGAGGCCGTTGGCCGCGGTGCGGCCGGCCCGCTTGCCGACATCCTTGGCACCCTTGACGCGCAGGATCTCGACGGCCTTGTCGAAGTCGCCCTCGGCCTCGGTCAGCGCCTTCTTGGAGTCCATCATGCCGGCGCCGGTGAGGTCCCGGAGCTTCTTGACGTCCGCGGCGGTGAAGTTGGACATGACTCTCTCTTCGGTGTCAGTGAGGTGGTCTGGGGAGCTGGTTACCCGTTCCGGGCCGGTGCTGCCCGGCGTACCCGTCGCGCCCCACCGCCGGGAACAGCCGACGGTGGGGACGCGACGGCGAGATCACTCCGCGGCGGCGGTCGCCGGCTGCTCGGTGGCCTTCTTCGGCTCCTCGGCGGCCGGCTGCTCGGCGGCGGCGGCGGGCTGCTCGGCGGCGGCGGCGGGCTGCTCGTCGGCCTTCTTCGGCTCCTCGAGCAGCTCGCGCTCCCACTCGGCCAGCGGCTCGTCGGCGCCGACCTGGCCCGCCTCGGGCTTCTCGTCGCCACCCCGGTTACGGCCGGAGCGGGCGATCAGACCGTCGGCGACGGCGGCGGCGACGACCTTGGTCAGCAGCTCGGCCGAGCGGATGGCGTCGTCGTTGCCCGGGATCGGGAAGTCGACCTCGTCCGGGTCGCAGTTGGTGTCGAGCACGGCGATCACCGGGATGCCCAGCTTGCGGGCCTCGTCGACGGCGATGTGCTCCTTCTTGGTGTCGACGATCCAGACCGCGGCCGGCAGCTTCTGCATGTCCCGCAGGCCACCGAGGGTGCGGGTCAGCTTGATCTTCTCGCGGGAGAGCTGGAGGGTCTCCTTCTTGGTGTAACCGGCGGCGGTGCCGCTCAGGTCACCCAGGGCCTCGAGCTCCTTCATCCGCTGCAGCCGCTTGTACACGGTCTGGAAGTTGGTCAGCATGCCACCGAGCCAGCGGTGGTTGACGTACGGCTGGCCGACCCGGGTCGCCTGCTCGGCGATGGCCTCCTGGGCCTGCTTCTTGGTGCCGACGAACAGGATGCTGCCGCCGCCCGCGACGGTGGTGCGGATGAACTCGTACGCCTTCTCGATGTAGTCGAGGGTCTGGCGCAGGTCGATGATGTAGATACCGTTGCG encodes:
- the rpsB gene encoding 30S ribosomal protein S2, with amino-acid sequence MAVVTMRQLLESGVHFGHQTRRWNPKMKRFIFTERNGIYIIDLRQTLDYIEKAYEFIRTTVAGGGSILFVGTKKQAQEAIAEQATRVGQPYVNHRWLGGMLTNFQTVYKRLQRMKELEALGDLSGTAAGYTKKETLQLSREKIKLTRTLGGLRDMQKLPAAVWIVDTKKEHIAVDEARKLGIPVIAVLDTNCDPDEVDFPIPGNDDAIRSAELLTKVVAAAVADGLIARSGRNRGGDEKPEAGQVGADEPLAEWERELLEEPKKADEQPAAAAEQPAAAAEQPAAEEPKKATEQPATAAAE